A segment of the Pelorhabdus rhamnosifermentans genome:
ATTCCCAGTGACAATGATTTTGTTAACTAAACAAAAAAATGCCACCCAGCAGCATAACGCTACTAAGCGGCATTAAAATTTTATTTTGTAAGCGGCATAACCTCGAAGCTGATGATTTTTTCGAAAGCCAAATATTCTTTGCTTTCTTGTGTACCCACTTTCTTATTCAGCATGTAACCAGCAGTATCTGTGCTTGCATGCTTCATAAACCAGTTTACAAAGCTGTCGATTTCGGTAGATGATAATTGATAATCGTGATCGCTGGAATCGCTTACGGTAACTCGCAAAAGTTGAGTTTCTGTAGTCGGCGGCGTTTCAGGAGTAAAATTTTCAGTCCAACGGGCAATTCCCTTAGAAATTCTAAATTCATCAATATACCCAATAAAATAAACTTCATTATCACGATCTTTGCCAATAAGAGATGTACTATCCACTACTGCAAATGCACCAGCACTAGTAAAGGTCGTTGTTAAAACGCCATTTTTAAATAAGTAAAACTTGGTATCTTTCCTACATACAGCAAAGTGATTCCACCTATTTAAATCATAAGTACCAAATATACTCCCTAAAGCAATATCATAATCTGAAGGACGCAATATATTAGAATTAGATGATCCCGAAAACGCCTCATTTGTACTATTAGCATTAACATCTATACCTATTACTATAGGGCTTTTTTGTATCGAGGTCCCCCTGCAAAATAATGCTCCATTACCTGTCGGTGCGGCAGTCCTATACTCCCACCAATCAATAG
Coding sequences within it:
- a CDS encoding LamG domain-containing protein, producing the protein MYEMDQYTVSLLHFDDGIKDESGKVWTANGGAAISTNQSKMGSKSLYLAGNQYLSTPNTTDFDFGAGDFTIDWWEYRTAAPTGNGALFCRGTSIQKSPIVIGIDVNANSTNEAFSGSSNSNILRPSDYDIALGSIFGTYDLNRWNHFAVCRKDTKFYLFKNGVLTTTFTSAGAFAVVDSTSLIGKDRDNEVYFIGYIDEFRISKGIARWTENFTPETPPTTETQLLRVTVSDSSDHDYQLSSTEIDSFVNWFMKHASTDTAGYMLNKKVGTQESKEYLAFEKIISFEVMPLTK